In Oceanithermus desulfurans, a single window of DNA contains:
- a CDS encoding glycoside hydrolase family 3 protein, whose protein sequence is MKRRLLALLALFSLAFAAHPGQFMILSYRGAEPPTQLIERYRPAGVILFPSNLANDPVGTVRELRRRYPDLLVLIDQEGGPFFSYRAPGVPRFPAAMALAAAGDSELTRAVGRAIGQEVAYLGANVDLAPVLDVNVNPKNPIIGLRSFGADPEGVIRHGLAFARGLEEAGVLWTAKHFPGHGDTQTDSHTGLPIVDKPLEAIERVELAPFRTAVRAGVPVIMTAHILYPALDPDAPATLSRKILTGLLRGKMGYDGLIVTDDMGMRAISGRWGAGEAAVRAVLAGADLVLVGRGGGTAEAVYAALDEALTSGRIAPARAAASERRLQAARARLRPPAPEPDWKALAALNLKAARAGVTWLAGELPIPGAGTLVVAPRVRATWGAEPSLAELAPKYLPGAHYQVVGEVPSGSDITAAVARAKKFDRIVLGTYHWLGRLPEEQVWLYQALVRTGKPVYVVALGNPDDYTYLDPAPAGYLVTYGYRAAQVRAALEALSGSFVPGGKLPVPVGPFPIGSGIGR, encoded by the coding sequence ATGAAACGGCGTCTGCTCGCCCTGCTCGCCCTCTTCTCGCTGGCCTTCGCCGCCCACCCCGGGCAGTTCATGATCCTCTCCTACCGGGGCGCCGAGCCGCCGACCCAGCTGATCGAGCGCTACCGCCCCGCGGGGGTGATCCTCTTCCCCTCGAACCTGGCGAACGATCCGGTGGGAACGGTGCGCGAGCTGCGCCGGCGCTACCCCGACCTACTCGTCCTCATCGACCAGGAGGGCGGTCCCTTCTTCAGTTACCGCGCCCCCGGCGTGCCCCGCTTCCCCGCGGCCATGGCGCTGGCGGCCGCGGGCGACTCCGAGCTCACCCGCGCGGTCGGCCGCGCCATCGGCCAGGAAGTCGCCTACCTGGGCGCGAACGTGGACCTGGCCCCGGTGCTCGACGTCAACGTCAACCCCAAGAACCCGATCATCGGCCTGCGCAGCTTCGGCGCCGACCCCGAGGGGGTGATCCGGCACGGGCTGGCCTTCGCCCGCGGCCTCGAGGAGGCGGGCGTGCTCTGGACGGCCAAGCACTTCCCCGGCCACGGCGATACCCAGACCGACTCCCACACCGGCCTGCCGATCGTGGACAAGCCGCTCGAGGCGATCGAGCGGGTGGAGCTCGCCCCCTTCCGGACGGCCGTGCGCGCCGGGGTTCCCGTCATCATGACCGCCCACATCCTCTACCCCGCCCTCGACCCCGACGCCCCCGCCACGCTCTCGCGCAAGATCCTCACCGGGCTGCTGCGGGGGAAGATGGGCTACGACGGGCTGATCGTCACCGACGACATGGGCATGCGCGCCATCTCGGGCCGCTGGGGCGCGGGCGAGGCCGCGGTGCGGGCCGTTCTGGCCGGGGCCGACCTGGTGCTGGTGGGCCGTGGCGGCGGCACCGCCGAGGCGGTCTACGCCGCCCTCGACGAGGCGTTGACCAGCGGCCGGATCGCACCGGCGCGCGCCGCCGCCAGCGAACGCCGGCTGCAAGCGGCTCGGGCGCGGCTGCGCCCCCCCGCGCCCGAGCCCGACTGGAAGGCGCTCGCGGCGCTCAACCTGAAGGCGGCGCGGGCGGGCGTCACCTGGCTCGCCGGCGAGCTGCCCATTCCCGGTGCGGGCACGCTGGTCGTCGCCCCCCGGGTGCGCGCCACCTGGGGCGCCGAACCCAGCCTGGCCGAGCTGGCTCCCAAGTACCTGCCGGGGGCGCACTACCAGGTCGTGGGCGAGGTGCCTTCGGGCAGCGACATCACCGCGGCGGTGGCGCGCGCAAAGAAGTTCGACCGCATCGTCCTCGGCACCTACCACTGGCTGGGCCGGCTGCCCGAGGAGCAGGTCTGGCTCTACCAGGCGCTGGTCCGGACCGGCAAACCCGTCTACGTCGTCGCGCTGGGCAACCCCGACGACTACACCTACCTGGACCCCGCGCCCGCGGGGTACCTGGTCACCTACGGCTACCGCGCGGCCCAGGTGCGCGCCGCGTTGGAAGCGCTGTCCGGGAGCTTCGTCCCCGGCGGCAAGCTACCGGTACCGGTGGGGCCCTTCCCCATCGGATCGGGAATCGGGAGGTAA
- a CDS encoding N-acetylmuramic acid 6-phosphate etherase — protein sequence MTTEDVALRFRGLDTWPDAEVLEALLERNFAALAAVRPALPELERAARGAAERLERGSGRLLYAGAGTSGRLAALDAVELPPTFGWPHERLGYLLAGGEQALVRSAEAAEDAAGEAERRVREAGLGPADVLVGVAASGRTPFTVAAVRTARSLGAFTVGLANNPQTPLLAAAEVGVLLETGPEVLAGSTRLAAGTAQKVALNLFSTLLMIRLGRVYSNLMVGVNASNEKLVRRAVGIVAEIAGVDAERARALLERAGGDVRLAVLLEREPDPEAARRRLAAAGGNLREALK from the coding sequence ATGACCACCGAGGACGTCGCCCTGCGCTTCCGCGGCCTCGACACCTGGCCCGACGCCGAGGTGCTCGAGGCCCTGCTCGAACGCAACTTCGCCGCGCTGGCCGCGGTGCGCCCGGCGCTGCCCGAGCTCGAGCGCGCCGCCCGGGGCGCGGCCGAACGGCTGGAGCGGGGCTCCGGGCGGCTGCTCTACGCGGGCGCCGGAACCTCGGGACGGCTGGCCGCACTCGACGCCGTGGAGCTGCCCCCGACCTTCGGCTGGCCTCACGAACGCCTGGGCTACCTGCTCGCGGGTGGCGAGCAGGCGCTGGTGCGCTCCGCCGAGGCCGCCGAGGACGCGGCCGGGGAGGCCGAACGCCGGGTGCGCGAGGCCGGCCTGGGGCCCGCGGACGTGCTCGTGGGGGTGGCCGCGAGCGGCCGCACGCCCTTCACCGTCGCCGCGGTGCGCACCGCCCGCAGCCTGGGCGCGTTCACCGTGGGCCTCGCCAACAACCCGCAGACGCCGCTGCTGGCGGCGGCCGAGGTGGGCGTGCTGCTGGAGACCGGCCCCGAGGTCCTCGCCGGCTCCACGCGGCTGGCCGCCGGCACCGCGCAGAAGGTGGCGCTCAACCTCTTCTCGACGCTGCTCATGATCCGGCTCGGACGCGTCTACTCGAACCTGATGGTCGGCGTGAACGCCTCCAACGAGAAGCTCGTCCGCAGGGCGGTGGGCATCGTCGCCGAGATCGCCGGGGTGGACGCGGAGCGTGCCCGGGCGCTGCTCGAACGGGCCGGCGGCGACGTGCGCCTGGCCGTGCTGCTCGAGCGTGAACCCGACCCCGAAGCCGCGCGCCGGCGCCTGGCGGCCGCCGGCGGCAACCTGCGGGAGGCCCTGAAATGA
- a CDS encoding serine hydrolase domain-containing protein encodes MNAAPNQATLERMLTAAAPILEAALAEGGVPGAALGVVSAAGGRAALHLGAAMREPETRPLAPDAWFDLASLTKVLFTLPEVLRLVEEGRLDLDDPLARHLPEAGWLQEDAPLARLTVRRLLAHQAGLPAWVPLYTWGGRPETLKARLLQERWELGAPVYSDVGYMLLGLLLERLRRRELKRFALPAGLTFAPDPERSAATERCPWRGRVLVGEVHDENAFALGGAAGHAGLFGTLDGVLDRAQAWLTGAELSPAAHAEALEPQSEERLLGWVRRHPGWSGGSLTSPAAYGHTGFTGTGVWIDPKRGYAWALLSNRVHPSRHRPNPLPDLRRAVGNALAAAWRPA; translated from the coding sequence ATGAACGCCGCGCCGAACCAAGCCACCCTCGAACGGATGCTTACCGCAGCCGCACCGATTCTGGAAGCGGCCCTCGCCGAGGGCGGGGTTCCGGGAGCGGCGCTCGGGGTGGTTTCGGCCGCCGGCGGCCGCGCGGCGCTCCACCTGGGCGCGGCCATGCGGGAACCCGAAACCCGGCCGCTCGCGCCGGACGCCTGGTTCGACCTGGCCAGCCTGACCAAGGTGCTCTTCACCCTGCCCGAGGTGCTGCGGCTCGTGGAGGAAGGGCGGCTCGACCTCGACGACCCGCTCGCGCGCCACCTGCCCGAGGCCGGCTGGCTGCAGGAGGACGCCCCCCTGGCCCGCCTGACGGTGCGGCGGCTGCTGGCCCACCAGGCCGGTCTGCCCGCCTGGGTGCCGCTCTACACCTGGGGCGGGCGGCCCGAAACGCTGAAGGCGCGGCTGCTGCAGGAGCGCTGGGAGCTGGGCGCGCCCGTCTACTCCGACGTCGGCTACATGCTGCTGGGCCTGCTGCTCGAGCGCCTGCGCCGGCGGGAGCTGAAGCGGTTCGCGCTGCCTGCGGGCCTGACCTTCGCGCCCGATCCCGAGCGTAGCGCCGCCACCGAGCGTTGCCCCTGGCGCGGCCGCGTCCTGGTGGGCGAGGTCCACGACGAAAACGCCTTCGCCCTGGGAGGCGCGGCGGGCCACGCCGGCCTCTTCGGCACCCTGGACGGGGTGCTCGACCGCGCCCAAGCCTGGCTGACCGGCGCTGAGCTTTCCCCCGCGGCCCACGCGGAGGCGCTCGAACCTCAGAGCGAGGAGCGCCTGCTCGGCTGGGTGCGCCGCCACCCCGGCTGGTCCGGCGGCAGCCTGACCAGCCCGGCCGCCTACGGCCACACCGGCTTCACCGGCACCGGCGTCTGGATCGACCCCAAACGCGGCTACGCCTGGGCGCTGCTTTCGAACCGCGTCCACCCCAGTCGCCACCGCCCCAACCCCCTGCCCGACCTGCGGCGTGCCGTAGGCAACGCCCTGGCCGCCGCCTGGAGGCCCGCATGA
- a CDS encoding GntR family transcriptional regulator, which yields MPGPKPNHEIWSRLQLDDGGGLPLYQQLREHVLRMIRSGQLEPGGALPAERLLSELLGVSRLTVRKAFDSLVAEGVLVRRQGSGTFVARRFEQPLSFLSGFSQDMRARGMEPGSRQVRRVLGQATPEEALALSLSPGASVARITRVRTADGLPMAIESAVLPAEFVPDPEAVGDSLYAYLKARGLRPVRALQRLRAVAAPEEEARLLGLAPGDPVLYIQRVSFLSGGRPLEFTRSHYRGDRYDFVAELRSEP from the coding sequence ATGCCAGGCCCCAAACCCAACCACGAGATCTGGTCGCGCCTGCAGCTCGACGACGGGGGCGGACTGCCGCTCTACCAGCAGCTGCGGGAGCACGTGTTGCGGATGATCCGTTCCGGTCAGCTCGAGCCCGGCGGCGCGCTGCCGGCCGAGCGCCTGCTTTCCGAGCTGCTGGGTGTTTCGCGCTTGACCGTACGCAAGGCCTTCGACAGCCTGGTGGCCGAGGGGGTGCTGGTGCGCCGGCAGGGCTCGGGTACCTTCGTGGCGCGCCGCTTCGAGCAGCCGCTCTCGTTTCTCAGCGGCTTCAGCCAGGACATGCGCGCCCGCGGCATGGAGCCGGGTTCGCGCCAGGTGCGCCGGGTGCTGGGCCAGGCCACGCCGGAGGAGGCGCTCGCCCTCTCGCTCTCGCCCGGGGCCTCGGTGGCGCGGATCACCCGCGTGCGCACCGCCGACGGTCTGCCCATGGCCATCGAGTCGGCGGTGTTGCCGGCCGAGTTCGTTCCCGATCCCGAGGCCGTGGGCGACTCGCTCTACGCCTACCTGAAGGCGCGCGGCCTGCGGCCGGTGCGGGCGCTGCAGCGGCTGCGCGCGGTCGCCGCGCCCGAAGAGGAGGCGCGGCTCTTGGGGCTCGCCCCCGGCGACCCGGTGCTCTACATCCAGCGCGTCAGCTTCCTCTCCGGAGGCCGGCCGCTCGAGTTTACCCGCAGCCACTACCGCGGCGACCGCTACGACTTCGTCGCCGAGCTTCGGTCCGAACCGTGA
- a CDS encoding anhydro-N-acetylmuramic acid kinase: MIVLGLMSGTSADGADLVLARLEGRPPELVYEVLERRHADYPEGLFARVRQAQQNRVLGPRDLAHLHHDLGRFYAEAAAPFRGRVELAALAGQTVWHEPPGVTWQLGEPSWLAEALGVPVVHDFRPADLAAGGEGAPLVPYPDLLLYGEEGVRRSIHNLGGISNLTYLPGRDAAGVLAFDTGPGNCLIDEAAARMGERYDEGGRIAAEGRVDEALVEVWLNHAYLRRPPPKSTGREVWRLERLAFAERLADADLVATVTAFTVRTIVNSYRDFVLPRGLDEVWVAGGGAKNRTLMAGLRAGLPVPVRSFEELGLDPLAREALAFAVLGYLRFLNLPNVLPHTTGARRAAVAGRVTRPSV; encoded by the coding sequence GTGATCGTTCTGGGCCTCATGAGCGGTACCAGCGCCGACGGCGCGGACCTGGTGCTGGCACGGCTGGAGGGACGGCCCCCGGAGCTGGTCTACGAAGTGCTGGAGCGCCGGCACGCCGACTACCCCGAGGGCCTCTTCGCCCGGGTGCGCCAGGCGCAGCAAAACCGCGTGCTGGGGCCGCGCGACCTCGCGCACCTGCACCACGACCTCGGCCGCTTCTACGCCGAGGCGGCCGCGCCCTTCCGGGGGCGCGTCGAGCTGGCCGCGCTCGCGGGGCAGACCGTCTGGCACGAGCCTCCCGGGGTCACCTGGCAGCTGGGCGAGCCCAGCTGGCTCGCCGAGGCGCTGGGGGTGCCGGTCGTCCACGACTTCCGCCCCGCCGACCTGGCCGCCGGCGGCGAAGGGGCGCCGCTCGTGCCCTACCCCGACCTGCTTCTCTACGGCGAGGAGGGGGTGCGCCGCAGCATCCACAACCTGGGGGGCATCTCCAACCTCACCTACCTGCCCGGCCGCGACGCCGCGGGGGTGCTCGCCTTCGACACCGGCCCCGGCAACTGCCTGATCGACGAGGCGGCGGCGCGCATGGGCGAACGTTACGACGAGGGCGGCCGCATCGCCGCCGAGGGGCGGGTGGACGAGGCGTTGGTGGAGGTCTGGCTGAACCACGCCTACCTGCGCCGGCCCCCGCCCAAGTCGACCGGGCGCGAGGTCTGGCGGCTCGAGCGGCTGGCCTTCGCCGAGCGGCTCGCGGACGCCGACCTGGTGGCCACGGTCACCGCCTTCACCGTGCGCACCATCGTGAACTCCTACCGCGACTTCGTCCTTCCCCGGGGCCTCGACGAGGTCTGGGTGGCCGGGGGCGGCGCGAAGAACCGCACCCTGATGGCGGGTCTGCGCGCGGGGCTGCCGGTGCCCGTGCGCAGCTTCGAGGAGCTGGGACTCGACCCCCTGGCCCGCGAGGCGCTGGCCTTCGCGGTGCTGGGTTACCTGCGCTTCTTGAACCTGCCCAACGTGCTGCCCCACACCACCGGCGCCCGCCGCGCCGCGGTGGCGGGGCGGGTGACGCGGCCGTCGGTCTAG
- the cobT gene encoding nicotinate-nucleotide--dimethylbenzimidazole phosphoribosyltransferase, which yields MSHLLPVDQAFLERARARQLRLTKPPGSLGRLEEAGVRLAAIQRSEKPRLGPGAVVVAAADHGVTAEGVSAYPAEVTPQMVQNFLAGGAAVNQIARVAGAEVYVLDVGVRGPEFPAHERLIPARVRSGTGNLVREPAMRPAEALAALQAGENAARRAVSEGATLLAAGDMGIGNTTAAAALTAALLGLLAAEVTGRGTGVDDAAYARKVQVVERALERARGELGDLERADPLEVAAQLGGLEIVAAAGVFLAGAAAGLPVVADGFPVTAGALLAARLEPNLSGYLFAGHRSLEPGHTRQLEALGLEPLLDLNLRLGEGTGAVLAFPVLRAAAAVLGGMATFDEAGVSEG from the coding sequence ATGAGCCACCTACTCCCCGTCGACCAAGCCTTCCTCGAACGTGCCCGCGCCCGCCAGCTCCGCCTCACCAAGCCCCCCGGTTCGCTCGGGCGGCTCGAAGAGGCGGGGGTCCGCCTCGCGGCGATCCAGCGCAGCGAAAAGCCGCGGCTGGGACCGGGTGCGGTGGTGGTCGCCGCCGCCGACCACGGGGTGACGGCCGAGGGCGTCTCGGCCTACCCCGCCGAGGTGACCCCGCAGATGGTGCAGAACTTCCTGGCCGGCGGCGCGGCCGTCAACCAGATCGCCCGCGTGGCCGGGGCCGAGGTCTACGTCCTCGACGTGGGCGTGCGCGGCCCCGAGTTTCCGGCCCACGAACGCCTGATACCGGCACGGGTGCGCTCGGGCACCGGCAACCTTGTCCGCGAACCGGCGATGCGCCCCGCCGAAGCGCTGGCGGCGCTGCAGGCGGGGGAGAACGCCGCCCGCAGAGCGGTCAGCGAAGGGGCCACCCTGCTCGCCGCCGGCGACATGGGCATCGGCAACACTACCGCCGCCGCGGCGCTCACCGCCGCCTTGCTGGGTTTGCTGGCGGCCGAGGTGACGGGCCGGGGCACCGGGGTGGACGACGCGGCTTACGCCCGCAAGGTGCAGGTCGTGGAACGGGCGCTCGAGCGCGCCCGGGGCGAGCTGGGCGATCTCGAGCGCGCCGACCCGCTGGAGGTGGCCGCCCAGCTCGGCGGCCTCGAGATCGTCGCCGCCGCGGGCGTCTTCCTGGCCGGAGCCGCGGCGGGTCTGCCCGTCGTCGCCGACGGCTTCCCCGTCACCGCCGGGGCGCTGCTCGCCGCCCGGCTCGAACCCAACCTGAGCGGCTACCTCTTCGCCGGCCACCGCTCGCTCGAGCCGGGGCACACGCGGCAGTTGGAGGCGCTGGGGCTCGAGCCCCTGCTCGATCTGAACCTGCGCCTGGGCGAGGGCACCGGCGCGGTCCTCGCCTTCCCGGTGCTGCGGGCCGCCGCCGCGGTGCTCGGGGGCATGGCCACCTTCGACGAGGCCGGGGTGAGCGAGGGCTAG
- a CDS encoding adenosylcobinamide-GDP ribazoletransferase, translating into MKRLRPFWFALGFLTTLPIPRTGNATAEELRRSVFWYPLVGWVVGGVLVVVAALAGAWPPGVEAAVVLAAWLAVTGMLHLDGLLDSADALLAPRPPGERLKILADVHHGSFALGVGAVFLILKWQAIAAGPGLGALALAPVAARAWILPLLGLFRPARPGGLGAGVRGGAWGWGLLFAAPLALLAPGPAVVAGAWALGFALWASRRLGGGLTGDVYGAAVETTELVFLLAVLFWKAPGPTPG; encoded by the coding sequence ATGAAACGCCTGCGGCCCTTCTGGTTCGCCCTGGGTTTCCTGACCACGCTGCCGATCCCGCGCACGGGAAACGCAACGGCGGAGGAACTGCGCCGCTCCGTCTTCTGGTATCCGCTCGTCGGCTGGGTCGTGGGCGGGGTGCTCGTGGTCGTGGCCGCGCTGGCCGGGGCGTGGCCCCCCGGGGTGGAGGCGGCTGTGGTGCTGGCCGCGTGGCTCGCGGTCACGGGGATGCTCCACCTCGACGGCCTGCTCGACAGCGCCGACGCGCTGCTCGCGCCCCGCCCGCCCGGGGAGCGTTTGAAGATCCTGGCGGACGTGCACCACGGCAGCTTTGCGCTGGGCGTGGGCGCGGTCTTCCTGATCCTCAAGTGGCAGGCGATCGCCGCCGGCCCGGGGCTCGGGGCGCTGGCGCTGGCCCCGGTGGCCGCGCGCGCCTGGATCCTGCCGCTGCTCGGCTTGTTCCGCCCGGCCCGCCCCGGAGGCCTGGGCGCGGGCGTCCGCGGCGGGGCGTGGGGTTGGGGGCTCCTCTTCGCCGCGCCCCTCGCGCTGCTGGCCCCCGGGCCGGCCGTGGTCGCCGGTGCGTGGGCGTTGGGCTTCGCGCTGTGGGCCTCCCGCCGTCTGGGCGGCGGGCTCACGGGCGACGTCTACGGGGCTGCGGTCGAGACCACCGAGCTGGTCTTCCTCCTCGCTGTTCTGTTCTGGAAGGCGCCGGGACCGACGCCCGGATGA
- a CDS encoding ABC transporter substrate-binding protein has protein sequence MKRLATVVGLSALLGFAFAAEKVQITFWHAFGGGRTAFIQRAVEDFNYTHPGIEVKVEYKGSYRDTLNAAILAAKQGNAPHIVQIFEVGSQLALDSGIFVPIENYVPADLKFQLDDYIKPVANYYRIGGKFNSIPWNSSNPILYYNKDIFKKAGLDPENPPKTFNEVAQACEKIIASKAAPKCITWPLHSWFVEQWVAEQGALLANNENGRAARATDVFIDSEAMKRIMKWWKGLYDKGYYTYTGKPEDWDGANQLFVSQQAAMEITSTSDVTFMQNASFENGFELGTGFLPVPDGVERNGTVVGGASLWLTKGHPQEEQEAALTFLLWFTNTENMVRWHKGTGYFPVLNTSVKVLEWQNWFERNPAYRAAFDQLLQSKANRATQGALIGPFPEIRTIIENMVQEIFQGKDLAKALSEADAQADQALKRYNASVKK, from the coding sequence ATGAAGCGATTAGCAACGGTAGTCGGTCTCTCGGCGCTCCTCGGTTTTGCCTTTGCGGCCGAAAAGGTGCAGATCACCTTCTGGCACGCTTTCGGTGGCGGGCGTACGGCCTTCATCCAGCGCGCCGTCGAGGACTTCAACTACACCCACCCCGGCATTGAGGTCAAAGTCGAATACAAGGGCAGCTACCGCGACACGCTGAACGCGGCCATTCTGGCGGCCAAGCAGGGCAACGCGCCGCACATCGTCCAGATCTTCGAGGTCGGCAGCCAGCTGGCGCTCGACTCGGGCATCTTCGTTCCCATCGAGAACTACGTTCCCGCCGACCTGAAGTTCCAGCTCGACGACTACATCAAGCCGGTGGCGAACTACTACCGCATCGGCGGTAAGTTCAACTCGATCCCCTGGAACTCCTCGAACCCGATCCTTTACTACAACAAGGACATCTTCAAGAAGGCCGGGCTCGACCCCGAGAACCCGCCCAAGACCTTCAACGAAGTGGCCCAGGCGTGTGAGAAGATCATCGCCAGCAAGGCCGCGCCCAAGTGCATCACCTGGCCGCTGCACTCGTGGTTCGTCGAACAGTGGGTCGCCGAGCAGGGCGCGCTGCTCGCCAACAACGAGAACGGCCGCGCCGCCCGCGCCACCGACGTCTTCATCGACTCCGAGGCGATGAAGCGGATCATGAAGTGGTGGAAGGGCCTCTACGACAAGGGCTACTACACCTACACTGGCAAGCCCGAGGACTGGGACGGCGCCAACCAGCTCTTCGTCAGCCAGCAGGCGGCCATGGAGATCACCTCGACCTCCGACGTGACCTTCATGCAGAACGCCTCCTTCGAGAACGGCTTCGAACTGGGCACCGGCTTCCTCCCCGTTCCCGACGGCGTCGAGCGCAACGGTACCGTCGTCGGCGGCGCCTCGCTGTGGCTGACCAAGGGGCACCCGCAGGAGGAGCAGGAAGCGGCCCTCACCTTCCTGCTGTGGTTCACCAACACCGAGAACATGGTGCGCTGGCACAAGGGCACGGGTTACTTCCCGGTGCTGAACACCTCGGTGAAGGTGCTCGAATGGCAGAACTGGTTCGAGCGCAACCCCGCCTACCGCGCGGCGTTCGACCAGCTGCTGCAGTCGAAGGCCAACCGCGCCACCCAGGGCGCGCTGATCGGTCCCTTCCCCGAGATCCGCACGATCATCGAGAACATGGTCCAGGAGATCTTCCAGGGTAAGGACCTCGCCAAGGCCCTTTCCGAGGCCGACGCGCAGGCCGACCAGGCGCTCAAGCGCTACAACGCATCGGTCAAGAAGTAA
- a CDS encoding carbohydrate ABC transporter permease, whose protein sequence is MDTHAAYKSRWLPWVLLLPSFVILILFLYYPTIETFVLSLYQVAFLGLSKSFVGIENYKILFSDPEYLQIFKNTVIFAFFVVIFSMAVGLALSILANQKVSGWRIYRLLLIWPYALSPAVAGVIFLFMFNPQSGIVNYLLTITLGIAPDWLTNPTLAMGLLVFVAVWKNVGYNVVFYIAGLQNLPGEVLEAALIDGATPWQRFWRVTFPLLSPMTFFLLIINTIYAFFEAFPFVDLLTKGGPSNATNILIFNIYRDGFEYYKTGMAAAQSVILFIAVVFLTILQFRVGEGRVHYGG, encoded by the coding sequence ATGGACACGCACGCCGCCTACAAAAGCCGCTGGTTGCCCTGGGTTCTGCTGCTTCCCTCCTTCGTCATCCTGATCCTCTTCCTCTACTACCCCACCATCGAGACCTTCGTGCTGTCGCTCTACCAGGTGGCGTTTTTAGGGCTTTCCAAGAGTTTTGTCGGAATCGAAAACTACAAGATCCTGTTCAGCGACCCCGAGTACCTGCAGATCTTCAAGAACACGGTGATCTTCGCCTTCTTCGTCGTCATCTTCTCGATGGCGGTGGGGCTCGCGCTCAGCATCCTGGCCAACCAGAAGGTTTCCGGCTGGCGCATCTACCGGCTGCTCCTCATCTGGCCCTACGCGCTCAGCCCCGCCGTTGCGGGCGTGATCTTCCTCTTCATGTTCAACCCCCAGTCGGGGATCGTGAACTACCTGCTCACGATTACGCTCGGCATCGCCCCCGACTGGCTCACCAACCCCACGCTGGCCATGGGGCTGTTGGTCTTCGTGGCGGTGTGGAAGAACGTGGGGTACAACGTCGTCTTTTACATCGCGGGCCTGCAGAACCTGCCCGGCGAGGTGCTCGAGGCCGCACTGATCGACGGGGCCACCCCCTGGCAGCGCTTCTGGCGGGTGACCTTCCCGCTGCTCAGTCCCATGACCTTCTTCCTGCTCATCATCAACACCATCTACGCCTTCTTCGAGGCCTTCCCCTTCGTCGACCTGCTCACCAAGGGCGGCCCCAGCAACGCGACGAACATCCTGATCTTCAACATCTACCGCGACGGCTTCGAGTACTACAAGACCGGCATGGCGGCGGCGCAGTCGGTGATCCTCTTCATCGCCGTCGTCTTCCTGACCATCCTTCAGTTCCGCGTCGGCGAGGGCCGGGTCCACTACGGAGGCTAA
- a CDS encoding carbohydrate ABC transporter permease, with protein sequence MKRKRLSNLIVHVLLILSVLVVAAPILLAFIFSTQTPAQIFSYPPRFTFGTAMLENYSIAWNQFHLGVYMKNSFYIAIAVTVGKTIISFMAALALVYFRFPLKGAVFTFILLTLMMPTEIMIVALFDLVTKLGWSNSYAALIVPFLASATGTFLFRQQFLQIPTSLVDAAKIDGAGPLRFAWAILLPMSLNVVAAMAVIQFVYMWNQYLWPLIIIREGDRQVVQVGLRMMTSGQDATNWGIVMAGAIIALLPALVVFLLLQEQFSRGFALSQEK encoded by the coding sequence GTGAAGCGCAAACGCCTGAGCAACCTCATCGTTCACGTGCTGCTGATCCTCTCGGTGCTGGTGGTGGCGGCGCCCATTCTGCTGGCGTTCATCTTCTCGACCCAGACTCCGGCGCAGATCTTCAGCTATCCGCCCCGCTTCACCTTCGGCACCGCGATGCTCGAGAACTACTCGATCGCCTGGAACCAGTTCCACCTGGGCGTTTACATGAAGAACTCCTTCTACATCGCCATCGCCGTGACCGTCGGGAAGACGATCATCTCGTTCATGGCGGCGCTCGCCCTGGTCTACTTCCGTTTCCCGCTCAAGGGGGCCGTCTTCACCTTCATTTTGCTCACCCTGATGATGCCCACCGAAATCATGATCGTCGCGCTCTTCGACCTGGTTACCAAGCTGGGTTGGTCCAACTCCTACGCGGCGCTGATCGTGCCCTTCCTGGCTTCGGCCACGGGTACCTTCCTCTTCCGCCAGCAGTTCCTGCAGATCCCCACCAGCCTGGTCGACGCCGCTAAGATCGACGGCGCGGGGCCACTGCGGTTCGCCTGGGCCATCCTGCTGCCCATGTCGCTCAATGTGGTGGCGGCGATGGCCGTGATCCAGTTCGTCTACATGTGGAACCAGTACCTCTGGCCGCTGATCATCATCCGCGAGGGTGACCGCCAGGTGGTCCAGGTGGGTCTGCGCATGATGACCAGCGGGCAGGACGCCACCAACTGGGGCATCGTCATGGCGGGGGCGATCATCGCCCTGCTGCCGGCCCTGGTCGTCTTCCTGCTGCTCCAGGAGCAGTTCAGCCGCGGCTTCGCGCTCAGCCAGGAAAAGTAG